The following is a genomic window from Aricia agestis chromosome 12, ilAriAges1.1, whole genome shotgun sequence.
TAAAAAgactatttttattatcaacatTATTAACTTGTTATAACTTGAACATCCATTGTTAAATATTCAAATTGTACTGTTAATATCAAATTAAAAGAGGGAGTGAATAAAAGGCGTAAGAATATGGCACAGtttcagtttattttatttttttagtgttACATGtgctagataaaaaaataatacagtcCGATTAGTTAAACTCTTCGCTAGGAGGAGCTCCTAGCAACAGACACTTATATTACAAGTCGAGTACAACCGTAAACAAACACTCTAAAATTGGAaaacattttatacaattttaacaAGCATCAACTTTGAAATATGTCGAGTCCCTCGAGACCGACTCTATTAAGGTACTTCAAAGACCTCAGTATACTGAAAGTGCCTAGGTTTATACAAAAAAGTAGTAGTTTTtctcataataaaattactatacATGCGCGATATCGCGCGCGGTGCGGTCTATGTTACCTGGACGTAATATCGTATGTCTTACACTATGACGCATTGGATGTATTTTACAGGGAAGCTAAGTACTATAGTCATTTTAGAGTTATTCTACATCTGACTTTCTGTGACCCTTATGTCGGTAGCACAAGGATCATATCAGATGTAAAATAACTCGAAACGGTGTCTAAGAGGCGCGCGGAAGACGGTCAAATAAGGAGCATCCATGTTACgcacaataaattacaaatagaaattaaatattaaaagtaaacAGTTCGAAACGAATCGTATAACTATATTTACAGTTCGCTTAACGCTAGTTAGAAGCACAAATATGAATTTCAACATTGAAGGCACATGTTTCGCGCCCGCTCTCGCGTGCGGCGCGGCGCTCGTCAGCGGCGCGACCGTACTATCGACCAAACGCatattacattaatataatatattaaagcaAGTAATGATACATAATATAGCAACACAGTGCACATAGATAACTTTCTATGACGGTTCATAGAATCTATTTGCACAAAAATAAATGCAGCGAGGTTTTGTGACaactaaatacaataataataattaattacaatatattttgaaatcggaaaatgttttGGTCGATAGTACATCTTATACGGATTCGAAGACTGTAATAgtgtttaaatttaaagtttatgATCGTATGATTCCGCAATCTTCTATTCCGTCTAAGATACAATATTTACGCATACCGCATGTTATAGTTCACTTGTGTTAAGAAAATAGCTGTCTTTGCTATTCAACATTTTACACAAGGATTACACTAAACAACAATTAgcgtatttttaaaatgtttaaaaatgatGTTACCACCATAACGATAACATTGAGTAAGAAATAGACATAAATATCTAAAGAAATAGTTACTTGAGTTGACacgaacattaaaaataaaatttgactTAATACTTTGAAGATTTACGAAAATGGCCTAgacattgtttattataataacgatAGTGTAAGTGTTGAATAAGTAGACTTTCTTTAGACAACAAAATTACGAAGAAAACGCTTTTTCCTTACACAATTGAACTACACAGTCGAATACTCTTCGACCCGATGCGTTGTTCCGTTAAACGGTGTAAATATAAATACATCCGTAAACACAGGCGTGCGCCCAATTTACGAAATAAGAGATACTTGCTGGTAGTCTTAACATTATTGATGTTCTCAGTCATAGTCTCAATGAAATTTTTTTCTTGATTgcattacaaataaaataattatcaagAACGTTACAATCAAGAAAAAACTGACAGTTAAGACTCGAAACAATGTAAACATCAAAATAAGGCAATTTACTAAAGATGTTTAGTGATTTAAATAAAGCTGATAGAATAGGGCATAACAGactaagggcgaagccaaacgagcgtaatttgtgagttgtgagtcgtaGAATTTCGAttcggcagaattctgctgcattcagtttcatacaaaagtcctgtttgattcacacgagcctaattttgtgagtcatgatttgtatgaaaagatatttacgcggcagaaattctgcgactcacaactcacaaattacgctcgtttggcttcacccttatagTTGATAGGATATCTAGCATCTTACTAATGTAAGACCACAAGCAAGTCTCTTCTATTCTTAGATCTATCGGCACCGAAATGAAACCTTTACAATAAACCATAGTTCATTACAATATACTATATAGCGGTTGAGATCGCGTTGTGTTTGGAAGGATTATCTTATACAGCTGCTTTTGTGATGCCGGGGCCTAACAAAGTATCTTCTGTGCGTATTGAATGGAAGTCAACATTCAGAAGTCAATTGTAACATCGTCTTAACGGTTACAGGTTGTGCAAAGGTgggttttataaattaaaaaaaaaactgcgttCGCCATTTTGTTGTACGCGGTACGCCGTGTCTAATAATGACGTcctgtaaatatgtaatttgttTTGTAACCATACTCTTGTTACTTCACCAGACCTTCActacatagagcaaagtctTTCGAGCCACTCTGAcgttggcaactcactgagtcgGACAttattaaaagaagaagaagacgtTTAAATCtataagactgggttgcaccaactaaatgtcgtatgagaatatagggtgtttggacgccatatttaactttaactataaccacgcctctggtgcaacccaaccttacaaGCTGTTTAGGTTTAAGAGGGTACCAAAATCTTCGGACGCAGTCAAGTAAAATCTCTCGCTGTATCAGAGAGGATACTTTGCTAAGTGCCAGCATCAGTTCTATCCAAACAAATCTCTATCCGACCACtgttatattaaaatacaaactaGGCAGTCattcaaataaaactaaatataaaaaattgtcaTACCACAATTGATAATTTccactttttaaaatatatagtagtAAGCGTAACCAGCTCAAAATAAGAAAAtgaactattaaaatattatatcaaaatgaTAAAATCGTTGAGGAACAGAATTTCACTATTTTACAGCGTCCGATGGCTTCGGCCGGACATACATTTGACTATTAtagacaataaaaatatatttatgtacaaaCAATGTACTTTAGGAGAGAGTCACATCACTAAATGTCACTGTATAACTGTCACTAGTATGACACACTTGGAGCCATTTTGTGTGTATGTATATCTGCACTTTGTAGGCGAATTCGTATGTTTTCGATTCATTCTGAGTATGCATTGATTGAGGGCAGTTTTCGCTTGGTCGTATCAGTCATATCGGTCGACGAATCGGACGACCGACTTATTTCGTTGTAGGACATatcgtttgatgtcggttttaTCCTCTGCGCTTATTGGTGTCTTCGACATTTAAGGTTTGGCTGATGAGCtctatttattttaagattttaaacaataattctaGGTCGACAGGTCGCTCGATAGATCGATCAACTCTATAAGCTGCATCGCTCGCAAAGGTAGACTTGTGGTGATCTTATATGTAGTCGGTCGTATACGATATATCGGTCGTACACGACACATCGGTCGGACACGACATGATCGTACACGGCATCGGTCGGACAGCTCAGCCGCTCAGTCTATGCTCTTGACCCTGGCCATAACCTTGCCGTCGAACATGGGCAGCGTGTCGGAGTCACACGACACCTCCTCCTGTATCACCGTGTTGTCCAGATCCGCGCACTCCGTCTTGAAGAAGTATCTGGAAAtatttagtagttgtagaataaaagacatcaaaattcaaaatcaaGATAGATTTTTAACCAAAAATCGTTCTATCTAATAACAAAGGTGTTATTAGTTATCGTAAAAGAAGTGTACAAACTTCCCATCAAAAATTACTAATCAGTTGAAACCACCATAAAAAAAGGCTTCATATGCCCCGCCCCCAACACATAGCATATCATCAAAACGCTCACCGATAGTTTCCCTTCCTCGGCAAATATTCCTTGAGTGTGCGGAGCGTGAGCGGCGCGGCCGGCACCTTGAAGCGGTATGGCACACTCTCGTCCAGAAAGTGGGCGACCACCACCGTGTGTTCcggcgccgccgcgccgccagaCGTGCTGCTCGACTtgctgccgccgccgccgccgctgtaACGATAATAACAGATACTGAGTATGTAATGTTATAATGTATTGTCAGTAAATTCTTGAAATTCTTGAAAATATATAGCCtcttactatagtttgtgcgttttatgatgatatttttttttttttttttttttttttttatttctgagtagattttaagaaaatactttcagaatgttaatattagctacggtgcctaccaccggttcgggaactatcccggcgagaagaaccggcgtaagaaactcgcacggggcccactttttttaccaaaaaaaagtgaggtaaaaaaattaatcttttaaaataaaatttacaatgctgtaacttaaaattatacaatgtcaacatatatacatagtaagtcatgtacaataatgtagaagtagccttgtaagcagccatcctactcccaagatgtgccatcatttatgaaatcattgaccttataataggctttggcacacaaacgctctttgaatATGCattacacattataattgacaatagtaggtaggttacctaacaaaaattaatcgataatttaaaaatatcgaatcacttcgtaaaggaattgcaatcgaaattatcgatttcgtactgacatttcagttgtgccggcgatttaagatgcggccatcttaaatcgccggcacaaCTGAAATGTTtcatcgatttgatttcgattcaacagtgtcaatctctattgacataagttccgtttcatgcatatgacatttttcaaatgttttcgtaacaataattttatactcttatttcacagttaacatttataattttgtattaataagttagcatttagcaacttttcatttttattcgtttaccattataggaaacatttgtttttgtagatggaatataatttactagctgttgcccgcgacttcatccgcgttaacatagtatataataataataataatcatttattgcaGGCAATAAacccatataaaatatataaaattaaattattaaattaaattaaaagttaaaattaaatagtacataaacattgtgaattttaaatatacaaataaaataaaatgctacaaaaatatcgtttaaaaataattctaaaagtCATTTCTGGTTTCTGTCGCGATGTACCGATAACCAGTAGGCTGGAAACGAGTTCTCCGGACACCCGGCACACACACCGAGAATTTCGTTCCTAGAACATCGCACGCGGGCCCAGAATTCCGCAACTCGTGCCCTAACAACGGCGAAGTAATCGGGAACTCTGGCGTCGGCAAACATGCCCGAAGCGCTGCAGTATCTAGGCAGTCTCATAAGAATGCGGTATGCGTTATTATACTGCACCCTGATGCTACTCATTACAGATTTAGAGCAGTTGCTCCAAAGCTGACATGTATAAAGGCATTGACAGTATGCCCTGATCAGCCTTGCCCCAGCGCTGCAACGTGCAAAACGACGCGCGAGCATGTTACACCGAACGGCCATCGCCCGTCTCTCACGAACAATGTCTTCATTGTCAGACAGATTCTCGGTCAAAATGTGTCCCAGGTATCGGAAACGCTCCACTCGCTGCACTATCTAAATAAACCGGCGGGACCCTCTCCGGACCCTTGTCAGCCCTAAACACCATCATCTGCGTCTTAGCAACATTGTATTTGAGGCCATGGCATAGGTCTCACAAATGCCGAGAAGACGTCTTAAGCCTCTGATTGAGGGGCTCAGAAGCACCATATCGTCAGCATAGCTCAAATTATTAATGCATGTCGTACCTATGTGGCAACCCACACGGGTGCCTCTGAGCTCCTCAATCAGACCATTGACGTACAGGCTAAACAGGTCCGGCGAGGTTAACCCTCCTTGGCGCACCCCACACTCTAATCTAAAATCATTAGAGGTTGCGTCGCCCCATTTTACGAAATTCGTTTGATTTTCGTACCAGTACCTCAACAGATTCACTGTTTGGTCGGGTATACTACATTGTAGGAGCTTTTGCCaaagtaaattgtaatttacCAGGTCAAAAGCACGGCTAAGATCTAAAAAGCATGCATATACGgatgtttttctttttgtgtAATACTGAACCGTTGATTTGAGCGCAAATATAGCTGAATCTGTTGAGAGACCGGGACGAAAGCCAAACTGTGCATCATCAatcctaatattataacaaagataaaaagaaatataataacaaagatggatagttttctcctttttgtctTTGTGGTtacttatacaaagggtaaaaacggaccctatttaagcaaacgtcaaacgcaaacgtcaataaactttcatgtttctaactcaagaaatgacggactttcattaaaactttcaacccttattttacccccttcggggtaaaattttcaaaattccttccttagtgggtgtctacttaataaaacaaccctactcaccaaatttcgtggctgtaacttttacagtttttgctcagcgatgatgaatcagtcagtcagtcaggacatgtaattttataagtatagattacacattgttttttttttgttttcttgtaaaaaaaccgtagcaaggaatatgaaaatataaataatgtcacccatatcattttaaaacgcacaaactataataaaaatatttaatatttatttacgcTGCGTATATTCAAAGCTTTTTCTGTCATAATATGACTTTCCCAACATTTCAAGCAAAGACAAGCAGATCTTGTAAATTGTTATTCACTGTGTAAATGCTTTTATTATAAAGTTGGTTGCTATGGGACGTGAGAGGGAAAACTCCGACTAATCTGTACCATGACTGTAggagttatccatactaatattataaatgcgaaagtgtgtttgtctgtctttccgtctgtctgtctgttacctcttcacgcccaaactactacaccgattttgctgaaatttggatatatagcctataggatacattttccccgaaaaatgtacggttcccgcgcgataactttggcgcaacagagttgcgggcgtcatctagtcgaaAATAAAGAGAAACCAGAAGTTGTTTGGCGACCGATCCATTTCAGTCAGTCACGTGACATAACAAATAGTAGTTCTCACCGTGCCCGCTGGCGGTCGCGGCGCTCGCGCTCGGCGGACGACGCTCGCGAGCAGTCCCGCGCGCGCCGCTCGGCGAGCCGCTCGGAGCCCTCGGCGATCCACAGCATGATGCGCGGCCCCGCGCCCGCCGTGCCCTCGCTCACCACCGACACGCCGCTGTCCGTCAACTCCGTCACCGTCTTCTTAGAGAACGACCTggaaattaatgtaaaaaatattatataatgctGATTTATTAAAAGGggcttaaaaatataaagggCGGGACTTATGTGTATAGGAACGAAAACAAAACGCGAAAGACGCTTTTTCTTGTgctaaaaaaacaaaagtaaaaccTTAGCAGTCAGCACAAAGACCACCAAAGAAATTGATTAACAGACGAAGATAGCGATAGCTATAACATATTTTGTCGGTTATTGTTAGTTATGATTTGTcggctaagccccaatttcaccaacgactgttaaagttaacgctcgaattagtatcacgtcacctctttcgtttttcttatgagtgaaagagaagacattacattttaacgagctgttaacactaacagacgttggtgaaattggggctaagtttgacataacgcgccCAAATAACGGTCCGACATGTGgccatgaatcaacttctctgatacagAGATACAGTATTTCCGTAAGGCGCAACATTTGTGTTATCGTTGTGTATTTACACCATGTTTCTTAGCTATTACAGCATCCAGGTGTTATAAAAAGCAGCAGGCTGTACCTGCGCGACAGCGAGTGTGGGTGGTGCGGGTGTTCGGGCGCGTCGTAGTGTCCGGAGTCCGCGGAGAGGGCGGAGGGCGcgcgccgccgtcgccgccgccCGCCCGGCGGGGACGCGCCCGGCGTGCGCTCCGACCACACGCGCGACACGTGCTGGTCTGGAATAAGACATATCGATTTATTATTGCAACCTGCTATTCGATAAATTGACTGTGTTTCAAACCGCGAAAGGATATCTGCGGTAAGAAATGCGAAATGacgatgtcgtaaataattgtCGTTATATTAACGGTCGCCTTTAAATTAGATAGCAAGTAGACAACCGAAGGTCGGTGTGTAAAGTCGGAGCTTCGGCCGGACACCATAAAGTAACAATTCCAATCGAGTCAGTTTACTTTTCAGCTTTATTaggttcattttatttttaaccggtggtaggcaccgtagctaatattaacattctgaaagtattttcttaaaatctactcagaaataaaacattatttatttatttattttaacatctcctttatttctataattaggtaaatatttattatttacataaacaaATAGTTTACCTAATATATCCTGGTCGTTGTCGTCGTCGATCTGCAGCTTCTCGCGTATGGCGGCGGCCACCAGCTGCGGCGGCAGCGCCTGCGTCGCCGCGTCCTCGCCGTCACCCTGTAACGACACGTATACGTTAGTTGTATGACCGTGCGAGAGAGACACAGATACATGTTGACTCTCACTATTATTGTCACGACGCAACTTTGCGTACGCGAGAAAGATTAATTTTAGTACTTTTCTGTCACGTCTCATACGTGTGTTACACTCTATTtcatatgtgtgtgtgtttatggCAACATGTAATGCGAAAATGGGATTACTGAACAGTTAGCAGCATATGCCGGCGGCAGCGAACGTCATGTAGCCGCCAGAAGGTACAACTGTAGTGCGTGCGCGCGCGCGTGcttttgtgtgtgtgtgagagAGAGATAGAGTCGCAGAGAGCACTGACCTCGGCCAGACGGCGCTCGAGGCGCTCCTTGTTCTCGCGGTCGCGGCGCACGCGCTCCAGCTTCTCGATGAGCAGCGGCGCGAACTCCGCCGGCGGCAGCACGCGCAGCTGTTCTGACTGCACGCGCTGCGTCCGCGGTATTACCTGCAACACAATATTTCATGTTATTGAGTACTTTAGGCT
Proteins encoded in this region:
- the LOC121732561 gene encoding axin isoform X2, with product MSHTPIGGHPQGWEHKLADRSSLPPASGEEKGKSQTRHVFTHPNIAKVGGVWRSQTEGSSGSSERSPSPPYLRWARTLHHLLEDAEGVRLFRKFVGGAGGLHVDRLNFYFAVHGLRQETEPAKIRQVVSAIYKFLRKSQLAMPEELKQYVKQSLKDGTNIEKTIFDNMEQEVTRAITESTYQAFLRSEAYVSYVSAATQPLSSPDRSPPHSYNKESSVGSGLATLHEGQELAAGAGSVGGAGGPPPRLTHDALMATQSRRLHDVAPDGMSMRGGRECRESRHRPRLYGLDRHAVINKEQDSAMVIPRTQRVQSEQLRVLPPAEFAPLLIEKLERVRRDRENKERLERRLAEGDGEDAATQALPPQLVAAAIREKLQIDDDNDQDILDQHVSRVWSERTPGASPPGGRRRRRRAPSALSADSGHYDAPEHPHHPHSLSRRSFSKKTVTELTDSGVSVVSEGTAGAGPRIMLWIAEGSERLAERRARDCSRASSAERERRDRQRARGGGGGSKSSSTSGGAAAPEHTVVVAHFLDESVPYRFKVPAAPLTLRTLKEYLPRKGNYRYFFKTECADLDNTVIQEEVSCDSDTLPMFDGKVMARVKSID